In the genome of Pseudomonadota bacterium, the window CGGCGGGTGCAGTTTTGAGCGCGAGCTTCCTGCTGGATACCAACGTGATCTCGGTACCCGTACGCAAGGTTGCCGACCCTACCGTCGTTGCCCGCCTCGAGAGGCACGCCGATCGCTGCGCGATCCCTGCACCCGTTTGGCACGAGCTCAGCTACGGCTGCCAGCGTTTGCCTCCGGGCAGCCGGCGCCGGGCACTCGAGGCGTACCTGCGTGACGTGGTCCGTCCCGCCTTTCCGATCCTTCCCTACGATGAGGTGGCCGCCACCTGGCACGCGGCGGAACGAGCAAGGCTGGAACGCGCGGGCAAGCCGACACCGTATGTCGATGGACAAATCGCAGCCATCGCGTCCGTAGCGAAACTCACCTTGGTGACGGGCAATACGAAGGACTTTCGGCACTTCAGGGATCTTGCGGTTACGGATTGGAGCGGCCGGTCCCGACGGCAATAAGAGCAGATAGTGCAGCTCACCAGGAAATCCCAGTATATGATCGAGGATTTTCATGGTAGAAAGAAGACGTGATCCTGCAGCGGAAGCGGCACCTGCGCACCATTCGACGTCTGCACCGCAGCCATCGAATCGTGGCGCTGCTTGGCCCACGCCAGGTAGGCAAGACCACCCTCGCACTGCAGTATGCCGGAGCTTCACGGGGGCAGAGCGAGCGCCTTGACCTCGAGGATCCGGCTGATCTGGCCCGGCTAAAGGACCCCATACCAGCACTACTGCGCCGCCGGGGACTGGTAGTGATCGACGAGGTGCAGCGCCGCCCCGAGCTCTTCGCAGCCCTACGTGTGGTGGCGGACCGGCCCCGCACGCCCAGGTTCCTGGTCCTAGGGAGCACGTCGCCCGAGCTGCTCCGGCAGTCGT includes:
- a CDS encoding type II toxin-antitoxin system VapC family toxin — protein: MSASFLLDTNVISVPVRKVADPTVVARLERHADRCAIPAPVWHELSYGCQRLPPGSRRRALEAYLRDVVRPAFPILPYDEVAATWHAAERARLERAGKPTPYVDGQIAAIASVAKLTLVTGNTKDFRHFRDLAVTDWSGRSRRQ